In Brassica napus cultivar Da-Ae chromosome A3, Da-Ae, whole genome shotgun sequence, the sequence gaattattattatttaagttCTTCGGACAAAGCTTTGGGTGAATCTTACtggttttgtctttttttttttggagattgaACTCTCTAACCGCTTCAAATGTTTTGTCCTCTCAGCTTCAGCAATGCAGGCATGAAAGAAAAGAACTCCGCCACCACCGCCTCTACACTTGGAAGGATTCTAGCTACTTGTTCTAAGCAGGTTTGTGTTCTGCCAGTTCCATTAACCTTTGTCTTGTGGGAATGTGTTGTCCTTGTTATTGAATTTAAAAAGTGCACATTGTTGTCACAAGGCCAAAGACTACGGGAGCTGTGTTGCATCTAAAGTCCACGAGATTGAAAAAGACTTGTGCTTAAAAGAGTTTCTTGCATTGAAGAGCTGTATGCAACATACGGTAATAATGCAATTTAATTGCAAAAGActtgatatttattcattttatctttattaattTGGGGACTAATATGTTctagtattgtttttttttccttacagATCCGAGGAAAGGGTTGAATCTCTATATACTTCTTCTCTTTAGAGGCATCTATCAGCACTGATTAACATGTACgccattctttctttgttttttcatCTTGTGTAACGTTTATTAGTGATAAGTGACTCGGTCCAATCATAAAATGGATATTTTGGACTAGAGTCTGGTTCTTTTTGAGTAATTTAGACAACTAAAAGGTTAAGATTATATGTCTAGCAGGCCTTCAAGTTCACAGACAAGTGTCGGCTCTGGTGCTTTATCACATGCGTACATACAGAATCCATCTCTACGCTGCAATGTTCCTGAATCCAGGGGGTTGTTCTACGATGATGCCAACAGATTGCTAATTTGTGTCACATCTAGTCAGGTCTTTTCATGGGAAACAGCTACCTTTAATCCTGATGTATCTCCTTCGGTTGATTCTATACCCGAAGGGCCTATCCTGTCCATCAGATTCTCTCTTGATAAAAAAGCGATAGCTGTGCAAAGATCTGACTGTGAGATCCAGTTTTTTCATCGAGAGACCAAGCAGACACTTACTCACAAGTGCAGGGCAGGATCAGAGAGCATTCTCGGATTCTTCTGGAGTGACTCTCCTTTATGTGATCTTGCAGTTGTTAAAACCAGGTGTGGGCTTGATTCAACTACATAGAACGATGTCAAATTTTTGGGATTGTTGGCAACGAATATTAAAGACTAATTGGGTGAAACTGAGAACTTTGTATAACTTGATTGTGTTAATAATAGTTACATACTTTAACTAAAGAAAGTAGCATTTTCAGAATCATTTGTCTCTCTAATggaagttctttttttttttttgctctcttTCCTGTCTCAGTGGCATGGACTTGTTTGCTTGTGATTCTGCGATGAATCTACGTTTGGTGGAAACCAAGAAAGTGAATGTGAATTGGTACATCTACACACATGAAAGTcgacttgttcttcttgcaTCAGGGTTGCAGTGCAAGACAATTACTGGGTTTCAGGTATTACACAAAATTTATCATCAACGaaacttaaataaatttattagatATTGTCCAACACATGTGTACAAACTCcaagaagagaaaacaaataattacaTTGGTCCTTATGATGTCTATGCTAGAGTTGTCAATGAGGTTATATGATTGAGTTAACATTTATTTAACTTATTGAATATTATAGATATGTGCCTGATATTTATTTTGATCTACTCTACAGCTTTCCACCGCAGGAGTTGTTCGTTTGCCGAAATTTGAAATGACCCTGGCTACAACTGAATCCAACAGCAAACCTATTATCTCCCCTGGAGATGTGCACTTAATCACTGTGTACGATTCTTCtatttgtttcttttgctttttattCTTCTCCTAAACTTGCTTGTCATTCCTTACACGATGTAGTTGGAGATTAATCTTTACCATTCTCTTTCAGCTATGGCCGAATATATTGCTTACAAGTGGACATGGAAGCCATGCTTCTCCACACATACAGGTTCTACCGAGATGCAGTCGTTCAACAAGTAAGTTTGCTTTTCCTCAGTTACCAGTTTTTTGTTACTTTACTGATTTTTATTCCATTGGCTCTTGTTTACAGGGTTCATTGCCAATATACTCAAGCAAGTTGTCGGTGAGTGTGGTTGACAATTTACTGCTCGTCCACCAAATCGATGCAAAGGTTGTTATCATCTACGACTTATTCGTGGACTCTCGAGCTCCCGTGTCTGCTCCTCTTCCTTTGCTGTGGAGGGGTTACCAAGGCTCCGACACATCTTCTCAACAAGAAAATGAGGGCACAGAATCATCTACAAGCAATGAAAACATAGTCATGTATGAAGAAGCATGGACCTTTCTTGTTCCGGACCTTATCCTGGATCAGACTAACAAGGTTCTGTGGAGGGTGCATTTGGATCTTGAGGCAAGTTGGCTTCTGTTAATGTATCTACATAACaattaatttttagataatttcGAAATTGTTCAGTATTTAATATGATTTTCTGCAGGCAATTTCCGCTAGCAGCTCAGACAGGAGTTCTCTTCTTGAATTCCTACAGCGAAGGAAGTTGGAAGCAAATAAGGTCCCAAACTTTCTTTTGCTATGTGTTTTACATAAGAGTTTAAACTAAGCATGATGATGCGGTTGTTAGATAAAATTAATGAGTGCGTTTGTATCAGGCCAAACAACTATGCTTGGGAATAGCGAGGACTCTTATATTGGAACGCAGACCAGCAACACAGGTTACACAGGCAATAGATGTACTGGTCACAGCATATTCATACTCGGTTAAAGCTGGTATATACAAGGAACTAAAGAACGAAAAGACCACTGCAACTACTCCAACAAACGATGGTGCATCTCCTGGTAAAACCCTATTAATTCTAAAAAAGAGTTTCTCTAAAGAAGTTTGAATCTCTTGTCCTCTTATCAAGTTTCGGTTTCTGAAGATAACGAAAGAGGTAGAGCATCTGGAAGCAgtattgatgaagaagaagttgaaaTGAACCTACCATCAGGTTCTGCTGATGAGCAGCAGGAATCTCAGCTTTCGTCACCAGCCATTTCACCTGATGAGCTCTACAAGTTTGTGTTTGCTTCTGTGGAGGAAGCGATGGTTGAGGAATCTGACTACCTAGTTGCTATCATAACTGAGTTCCTTCGCAGGTAAACTATTCATTATGTTTGGAGTCATCAGCTCTGCGTTCTTACCTTTGATTCCTTTTGTTGCAGTATAAGCGCAGAGAAACTCAAAGTGGATCTCAACATATATGTGATGACCGTCAGACTTTTAGCTCACAGTAAACGATTTGCAGAACTGTCACTATTCACCACGAACAAGGTTTGTATTAATTAACCTTCTAACTAAGAACACAAACCCTCTTCAATGTTTTCTTGTTCACAAAGTTTAGGTTACATGATCTCACTGCAGATAATCGAACCATCAAAGGAAGTCGCGCTTCAGCTTCTCGAGAGCGGTGGCCAAAACCTGCGGGTAAGGAAACTTGGGCTTGATATGCTGAGACAGCTCTCGTTGCACCATGAGTACATCTCCTCACTTGTGCAAGATGGATACTATCTTGAAGCTCTGCGTTATGCTCAGAAGCGCAAGGTACAACACTTTCTTAACTACGTGCGGTGGCTAGTTCTGTttgatttggttcggtttagtaCACACTTTCCCCATTCGTTTTTTTGGATTAAAATATCAGTTTCACATTATAAATGAATTAATCTGAttgtatgaaattttaattgatttctgGTTGCTTACATTAAATTCTGTTTCGGTTATTTGGTGTGTGCACATTGCAGGTGACGAGTGTGCGATCGTCGCTGTTTCTGGAAGCAGCATTCGCGTCGAATGATATGCAGCATTTGGCTGCAATATTGAGGGTCTTGTCGGAACTGATTCCTGGATTCAAAGAAACTTCAGAGTATTACACATTCCATGGTCTTCTTAATGAGACCAGTTCGTCAGTTGCTGTCTGACATGATAAAACCTCTTTGCCATGTTTTATGTTCAATAaacctaaaataataaatacttgGTTGTTGTCTGGATCTTTTATAAGGAAACGATTTTATggttcattaaaaataaaatagcgaTTAGTTTTCTTTTGAGCTATTAGAATCCTCAAGCCTTCTTGTTTGGTTTTAGTAAGATTCTCTGTTTCTAAAGTTTCTGTAATTGCACGAGTGTCAAAATTTATCAgaacttaaaatataatagaaaaatttAGAAGTTTGGTTTTGATATCTCTAATTAAACATTgcaaattgataaaaacataaCTCGATTATGCTATGATTTAGGTACTGTTGTTTCTTAAACTTTGGAAGGCTATGTAAC encodes:
- the LOC106353074 gene encoding regulator of MON1-CCZ1 complex-like, which produces MPSSSQTSVGSGALSHAYIQNPSLRCNVPESRGLFYDDANRLLICVTSSQVFSWETATFNPDVSPSVDSIPEGPILSIRFSLDKKAIAVQRSDCEIQFFHRETKQTLTHKCRAGSESILGFFWSDSPLCDLAVVKTSGMDLFACDSAMNLRLVETKKVNVNWYIYTHESRLVLLASGLQCKTITGFQLSTAGVVRLPKFEMTLATTESNSKPIISPGDVHLITVYGRIYCLQVDMEAMLLHTYRFYRDAVVQQGSLPIYSSKLSVSVVDNLLLVHQIDAKVVIIYDLFVDSRAPVSAPLPLLWRGYQGSDTSSQQENEGTESSTSNENIVMYEEAWTFLVPDLILDQTNKVLWRVHLDLEAISASSSDRSSLLEFLQRRKLEANKAKQLCLGIARTLILERRPATQVTQAIDVLVTAYSYSVKAGIYKELKNEKTTATTPTNDGASPDNERGRASGSSIDEEEVEMNLPSGSADEQQESQLSSPAISPDELYKFVFASVEEAMVEESDYLVAIITEFLRSISAEKLKVDLNIYVMTVRLLAHSKRFAELSLFTTNKIIEPSKEVALQLLESGGQNLRVRKLGLDMLRQLSLHHEYISSLVQDGYYLEALRYAQKRKVTSVRSSLFLEAAFASNDMQHLAAILRVLSELIPGFKETSEYYTFHGLLNETSSSVAV